In a genomic window of Streptomyces katrae:
- a CDS encoding TetR/AcrR family transcriptional regulator, which yields MAAPVRRYDPGRRQRIIDAAIRVVGAKGIAGLSHRSVAAEADVPLGSTTYHFKTLDDLLVAALRQANEAYAPALVLRPGEDLAGALARLLGELLGADRGRAELEYELYLEALRRPALRPVAAEWCEAVAEALAGHTDPVTARALVAVMDGISLQVLLTGAAYEEPYARGILARVLSG from the coding sequence ATGGCCGCCCCGGTGCGCCGGTACGACCCCGGGCGCAGGCAACGGATCATCGACGCCGCGATCCGGGTGGTCGGGGCCAAGGGGATCGCCGGGCTGAGCCACCGCAGCGTGGCGGCGGAGGCGGACGTACCGCTGGGCTCGACCACGTACCACTTCAAGACCCTGGACGATCTGCTGGTGGCGGCCCTGCGGCAGGCCAACGAGGCGTACGCGCCCGCGCTGGTGCTGCGCCCCGGCGAGGACCTGGCCGGGGCGCTGGCCCGCCTGCTGGGGGAGCTGCTGGGCGCCGACCGGGGCCGGGCGGAGCTGGAGTACGAGCTCTACCTGGAGGCCCTGCGCCGGCCCGCACTGCGGCCGGTCGCCGCCGAGTGGTGCGAGGCGGTGGCCGAGGCCCTGGCCGGCCACACCGACCCGGTCACGGCGCGGGCCCTGGTGGCGGTGATGGACGGCATCAGCCTCCAGGTCCTCCTGACGGGCGCGGCGTACGAGGAGCCGTACGCCCGCGGGATCCTGGCCCGGGTGCTGTCCGGCTGA
- a CDS encoding RICIN domain-containing protein, with protein sequence MRKNTRARRFLTSSAVCAAGGLMLLPAPAMARPAAAGTPAGPIQGIFQIVNRQTDKCATVAGGTSIDNNVPLVQFTCDADRSRRWLITNWDGESYQIVNRKTAKCMTVAGGTSTENNLKLVQFDCDSDPSRRWRLANWDGASYQIVNQQTDKCATVAGGTASDNNRELVQFTCDSHPSRRWTLQP encoded by the coding sequence ATGCGCAAGAACACTCGGGCACGCCGTTTCCTGACGTCCTCCGCCGTCTGCGCCGCCGGAGGACTCATGCTGCTGCCCGCTCCCGCGATGGCGCGGCCGGCGGCGGCCGGCACGCCGGCAGGGCCGATACAAGGCATCTTCCAGATCGTCAACCGGCAGACCGACAAGTGCGCCACCGTCGCGGGCGGGACCTCGATCGACAACAACGTGCCGCTCGTGCAGTTCACCTGCGACGCGGACCGCTCGCGCCGCTGGCTCATCACCAACTGGGACGGCGAGTCGTACCAGATCGTCAACCGGAAGACGGCCAAGTGCATGACCGTCGCGGGCGGGACGTCCACCGAGAACAACCTGAAGCTGGTCCAGTTCGACTGCGACTCGGACCCCTCGCGCCGCTGGCGCCTCGCCAACTGGGACGGAGCGTCCTACCAGATCGTCAACCAGCAGACCGACAAGTGCGCCACCGTCGCCGGGGGCACCGCGAGCGACAACAACCGCGAGCTCGTCCAGTTCACGTGCGACAGCCACCCCTCACGCCGCTGGACCCTGCAGCCCTGA
- a CDS encoding metal-sulfur cluster assembly factor: MTENATPEASIKPATEEEVREALYDVVDPELGIDVVNLGLIYGIHIDDANIATLDMTLTSAACPLTDVIEDQAKSATEGIVNELRINWVWMPPWGPDKITDDGREQLRALGFNV, translated from the coding sequence ATGACCGAGAACGCGACGCCCGAGGCGTCGATCAAGCCGGCCACCGAGGAGGAGGTCCGCGAGGCCCTCTACGACGTGGTCGACCCCGAGCTGGGCATCGACGTCGTCAACCTGGGCCTGATCTACGGCATCCACATCGACGACGCGAACATCGCCACGCTCGACATGACCCTGACCTCGGCGGCCTGCCCGCTGACGGACGTCATCGAGGACCAGGCGAAGTCGGCGACGGAGGGCATCGTCAACGAACTGCGCATCAACTGGGTCTGGATGCCCCCGTGGGGCCCGGACAAGATCACGGACGACGGCCGTGAGCAGCTGCGCGCGCTCGGCTTCAACGTCTGA
- a CDS encoding GNAT family N-acetyltransferase → MIFRTATRQDLPAVLALLADEGRVTDPASVTVGEAHERAFAAIEADPRNEVLVLTDGEAVLGCLQLTYVPGLGQGGRERALVEAVRIRADRRGGGLGAELMQLAAERARARGCALVQLTSNKRRGDAHRFYERLGYARSHEGFKLRLEP, encoded by the coding sequence ATGATCTTCCGTACCGCCACCCGCCAGGACCTGCCCGCCGTACTCGCCCTGCTGGCCGACGAGGGGCGGGTCACCGATCCGGCCTCGGTCACGGTCGGCGAGGCGCACGAGCGGGCCTTCGCCGCCATCGAAGCGGACCCGCGCAACGAGGTGCTGGTCCTGACGGACGGGGAGGCGGTCCTCGGCTGCCTCCAGCTGACGTACGTCCCGGGTCTGGGCCAGGGCGGCCGGGAGCGGGCACTGGTGGAGGCCGTACGCATCCGCGCCGACCGGCGCGGCGGGGGCCTGGGCGCGGAGCTGATGCAGCTGGCCGCGGAGCGGGCCCGCGCACGCGGCTGCGCCCTGGTCCAGCTGACCAGCAACAAGAGGCGCGGGGACGCGCACCGCTTCTACGAACGGCTCGGCTACGCCCGCAGCCACGAGGGCTTCAAGCTGCGCCTGGAGCCCTGA
- a CDS encoding DMT family transporter — MPYVLLALAIASEVAGTTAMKYSEGFTRLWPSLGTLLGYAIAFTLLAQTLKSMSVGTAYAIWAGVGTAAIAAIGMVFLGEAATAAKIGGIALVIGGVVLLNLGGATH; from the coding sequence ATGCCGTACGTACTGCTTGCCCTGGCCATAGCTTCCGAGGTCGCCGGAACCACCGCGATGAAGTACAGCGAGGGCTTCACCAGGCTGTGGCCCTCGCTGGGCACCCTGCTGGGCTACGCCATCGCCTTCACCCTGCTCGCCCAGACCCTCAAGTCGATGTCGGTGGGCACGGCGTACGCGATCTGGGCCGGGGTCGGCACCGCCGCCATCGCCGCGATCGGCATGGTGTTCCTGGGCGAGGCCGCCACCGCCGCGAAGATCGGCGGGATCGCGCTGGTCATCGGCGGGGTGGTCCTGCTCAACCTGGGCGGGGCGACCCACTGA
- a CDS encoding winged helix-turn-helix transcriptional regulator translates to MAQRTHLGDADCSIAQALDVVGDWWTLLIVRDTARGLYRFEELQRELGVSRKVLAERLKLLVEAGVLTREPYQERPVRHEYRLTPRGRGLLPVLVALQDWGDTWVLGEGEMTATTDESSKEAARVHALRGTRLPELLLPDHGGELRDPVADTPFTVLYCFPGAYARAESYPPGWGGIPGARGCTLESCTFRDQLAEFTAAGATVHGVSTQRPDEQREFAEQERLRFPLLSDADLGLVTALRLPTFRAAGVSRIKRLTLVVDRERMVREVFYPVRDIEASVSAALAAVRSAG, encoded by the coding sequence ATGGCCCAGCGCACGCACCTCGGTGACGCGGACTGCTCCATCGCCCAGGCCCTCGACGTCGTGGGCGACTGGTGGACGCTGCTGATCGTGCGCGACACCGCGCGCGGGCTGTACCGCTTCGAGGAGCTCCAGCGGGAGCTGGGGGTGTCCCGGAAGGTGCTCGCCGAGCGGCTGAAGCTGCTGGTCGAGGCCGGGGTGCTGACGCGCGAGCCGTACCAGGAGCGCCCGGTGCGGCACGAGTACCGGCTGACCCCGCGCGGGCGGGGGCTGCTGCCGGTCCTGGTGGCCCTCCAGGACTGGGGTGACACCTGGGTCCTGGGAGAGGGAGAGATGACCGCCACGACCGACGAGTCCTCGAAGGAGGCGGCACGGGTCCACGCGCTGCGCGGCACCCGGCTGCCGGAGCTGCTGCTGCCGGACCACGGCGGGGAGCTCCGCGACCCGGTGGCGGACACTCCGTTCACCGTCCTGTACTGCTTCCCCGGCGCGTACGCCCGCGCCGAGTCCTACCCGCCCGGCTGGGGCGGGATCCCGGGCGCGCGGGGCTGCACGCTGGAGTCGTGCACCTTCCGCGACCAGCTCGCGGAGTTCACCGCCGCCGGCGCCACCGTGCACGGGGTCTCGACTCAGCGGCCGGACGAGCAGCGGGAGTTCGCGGAGCAGGAGCGGCTGCGGTTCCCGCTGCTGTCGGACGCGGACCTGGGGCTGGTCACGGCCCTGCGGCTGCCGACGTTCCGCGCGGCGGGGGTGAGCCGGATCAAGCGGCTGACGCTGGTGGTGGACCGGGAGCGGATGGTGCGCGAGGTGTTCTATCCGGTCCGGGACATCGAGGCGAGCGTGTCCGCTGCGCTGGCGGCGGTTCGCTCCGCGGGGTAG
- the sufU gene encoding Fe-S cluster assembly sulfur transfer protein SufU, translating into MKLDSMYQELILDHYKHPHGRGLRDGDAEVHHVNPTCGDEITLRVKYDGETLTDVSYEGQGCSISQASASVLNELLVGKQLAEAQKIQGVFLELMQSKGKIEPDEEMEEVLEDAVAFAGVSKYPARVKCALLSWMAWKDATAQVLGDAERKTA; encoded by the coding sequence GTGAAGCTGGATTCGATGTACCAGGAACTGATCCTGGACCACTACAAGCACCCGCACGGGCGTGGCCTGCGCGACGGTGACGCCGAGGTGCACCACGTCAACCCGACGTGCGGCGACGAGATCACCCTGCGCGTGAAGTACGACGGGGAGACGCTCACCGACGTCTCCTACGAGGGCCAGGGCTGCTCCATCAGCCAGGCCAGCGCGTCCGTGCTGAACGAGCTGCTGGTCGGCAAGCAGCTGGCCGAGGCGCAGAAGATCCAGGGCGTGTTCCTGGAGCTGATGCAGTCCAAGGGCAAGATCGAGCCGGACGAGGAGATGGAGGAGGTGCTGGAGGACGCGGTCGCGTTCGCCGGCGTCTCCAAGTATCCGGCGCGCGTGAAGTGTGCTCTGCTGAGCTGGATGGCGTGGAAGGACGCGACCGCCCAGGTACTGGGCGACGCGGAGAGGAAGACGGCATGA
- a CDS encoding MFS transporter encodes MQGFKDVPRVVWLLAAGVFVNAVVSFTFVFVFLYLTGPRGLGAAQAGVVTGIGGIGLVAGNFTGGWYGDRFGHRRVLLAASALGGLVLMALPLLATPLLYAALPLAQYASGVVRAANSALVAVTVPEGARRQAYAVVRCVSNGGFTLGPPLGALVAAGLSYDWLFLGDGLGTLFFALWTARVVPARGASRTPAAAPDEARGRGGVWAALRARPAVLVLLGAILVTDTVYRQQYFTFPVFLADHGLDVRAFGLVIALNGAVILLLELPAAVALRARPPLAVTGTGLVLVGAGYAALVAGAGAVTAAAMMVLVSLGEILYKTTATAYVADQAPAHAVGRFQSLYAGVSVSGTVLAPPAGGALYAAAPWLLWPLCAALAAGAGVTLIRLSARQGRPSPAAAGADPRGVSAAPATTRTSPGT; translated from the coding sequence CTGCAGGGGTTCAAGGACGTACCGAGGGTTGTGTGGCTGCTGGCTGCGGGGGTGTTCGTCAACGCCGTCGTCAGCTTCACCTTCGTCTTCGTCTTCCTCTACCTGACCGGCCCGCGCGGCCTCGGCGCCGCCCAGGCCGGCGTGGTCACCGGCATCGGCGGCATCGGCTTGGTGGCGGGGAACTTCACCGGCGGCTGGTACGGCGACCGCTTCGGCCACCGCCGGGTGCTGCTCGCCGCCTCCGCCCTCGGCGGGCTCGTCCTGATGGCCCTCCCGCTGCTGGCGACGCCGCTGCTGTACGCCGCCCTGCCGCTGGCCCAATACGCCTCCGGGGTGGTGCGGGCGGCCAACTCCGCGCTGGTGGCCGTCACCGTCCCCGAGGGGGCCCGCCGGCAGGCCTACGCCGTCGTGCGGTGCGTGTCCAACGGCGGCTTCACCCTCGGCCCGCCGCTGGGGGCCCTGGTCGCGGCCGGGCTCTCGTACGACTGGCTCTTCCTCGGCGACGGCCTCGGCACCCTGTTCTTCGCCCTCTGGACCGCCCGCGTCGTCCCGGCGCGCGGCGCCTCCCGCACCCCCGCCGCGGCCCCGGACGAGGCCCGCGGCCGCGGCGGGGTGTGGGCCGCACTGCGGGCGAGGCCCGCCGTCCTGGTGCTGCTCGGCGCGATCCTCGTCACGGACACCGTCTACCGGCAGCAGTACTTCACCTTCCCGGTCTTCCTCGCCGACCACGGCCTCGACGTACGCGCCTTCGGGCTGGTCATCGCCCTCAACGGGGCCGTGATCCTGCTGCTGGAACTGCCCGCCGCCGTCGCCCTGCGGGCCCGGCCGCCGCTCGCGGTCACCGGCACCGGGCTGGTCCTGGTCGGCGCCGGGTACGCGGCGCTGGTGGCCGGTGCGGGCGCGGTGACCGCTGCCGCCATGATGGTGCTGGTCAGCCTCGGCGAGATCCTCTACAAGACCACCGCCACCGCCTACGTCGCCGACCAGGCCCCCGCCCACGCCGTCGGGCGGTTCCAGAGCCTGTACGCCGGCGTCTCGGTCAGCGGGACCGTCCTCGCCCCGCCGGCCGGCGGCGCCCTGTACGCGGCGGCCCCCTGGCTGCTCTGGCCGCTGTGCGCGGCGCTCGCCGCCGGGGCGGGGGTGACCTTGATCCGGCTCTCGGCGCGCCAGGGACGGCCCTCCCCGGCGGCCGCCGGGGCGGACCCCCGGGGCGTGTCCGCAGCGCCGGCCACGACACGAACCTCGCCCGGCACATGA
- the dapD gene encoding 2,3,4,5-tetrahydropyridine-2,6-dicarboxylate N-succinyltransferase, with amino-acid sequence MTATRTTGAVAAGLATLAADGTVLDTWFPAPELSAEPGPAGTERLTAEQAVELLGAAAAKAVRSDAVRGVEVVAVRTVIASLEDKPLDAHDAYLRLHLLSHRLVKPHGQNLDGVFGLLANVAWTSLGPVPVDQVETVRLNARAEGLHLQVTSIDKFPRMTDYVAPKGVRIADADRVRLGAHLAEGTTVMHEGFVNFNAGTLGTSMVEGRISAGVVVGDGSDIGGGASTMGTLSGGGKQIISIGERTLIGAEAGIGIALGNECVVEAGLYVTAGTRVTLPDGQIVKALELSGADNILFRRNSVTGAVEARPYKANWGGLNEVLHSHN; translated from the coding sequence ATGACTGCTACGCGTACCACCGGCGCCGTCGCCGCCGGACTTGCCACCCTCGCCGCCGACGGCACCGTCCTCGACACCTGGTTCCCCGCCCCCGAGCTCTCCGCCGAGCCCGGCCCGGCCGGCACCGAGCGCCTCACCGCCGAGCAGGCCGTGGAGCTCCTCGGCGCCGCCGCGGCCAAGGCCGTCCGCTCGGACGCGGTCCGCGGGGTCGAGGTCGTAGCCGTCCGCACCGTGATCGCCTCCCTCGAGGACAAGCCGCTCGACGCGCACGACGCGTACCTGCGCCTGCACCTGCTCAGCCACCGCCTGGTCAAGCCGCACGGCCAGAACCTGGACGGCGTCTTCGGCCTCCTGGCGAACGTGGCCTGGACCTCGCTGGGCCCGGTCCCCGTCGACCAGGTCGAGACCGTCCGGCTGAACGCGCGCGCCGAGGGCCTGCACCTCCAGGTCACCTCGATCGACAAGTTCCCCCGCATGACCGACTACGTCGCCCCCAAGGGCGTGCGCATCGCCGACGCCGACCGCGTCCGCCTCGGCGCGCACCTCGCCGAGGGCACCACCGTGATGCACGAGGGCTTCGTCAACTTCAACGCCGGCACCCTGGGCACCTCCATGGTCGAGGGCCGCATCTCGGCGGGCGTCGTCGTCGGCGACGGCTCCGACATCGGCGGCGGCGCGTCCACCATGGGCACCCTCTCTGGCGGCGGCAAGCAGATCATCTCGATCGGCGAGCGCACCCTGATCGGCGCCGAGGCGGGCATCGGCATCGCGCTGGGCAACGAGTGCGTGGTCGAGGCCGGCCTCTACGTCACCGCCGGCACCCGGGTGACCCTCCCGGACGGCCAGATCGTCAAGGCCCTGGAGCTCTCCGGCGCCGACAACATCCTCTTCCGCCGCAACTCGGTCACCGGCGCCGTCGAGGCCCGCCCGTACAAGGCGAACTGGGGCGGCCTCAACGAGGTCCTGCACAGCCACAACTGA
- a CDS encoding DUF3616 domain-containing protein, translating into MAALIVAATVVPAHAVTYGTPTISLSAGYLSGSVNGAGDQTVDVTVGQSGADASALTVSASASSKASVAGTGDVTVTGTGAVRRLAVSAHGRGYTNLTIKVTGLGGKTATKTLSYAASAAVQNPADARYFSGASDSSAAVDVGGGFTVVADDESNVLRLYDRSRSDAPVRTWDFSSQLGVTKEVDIEGATRIGDTVYWTGSLGNNKDGEYKAPRNTVFTTTVSGSGPATQLAYGRSYKHLREDLVAWDQAHGDHYGFAAGTAAGQAPKQIDGFNVEGLEFAPGSTTTAYVGFRAPLAPAVPGGKALLVPVTNFDKVLANGSAAVFGSAVELDLGGLSVRDIRKNAQDQYLILAGSWAADDNSDPYALYQWDGIAGHAPVKRADLPTTDPGGWEAIVEVPDLSVPGARVQLITDNGSADLYGDGIEAKDLTHPEWKKSRAAWFTLN; encoded by the coding sequence ATCGCCGCACTGATCGTCGCCGCCACGGTCGTGCCCGCGCACGCGGTCACCTACGGGACCCCGACCATCTCGCTGTCCGCCGGCTACCTGTCGGGGTCGGTCAACGGGGCCGGCGACCAGACCGTCGACGTCACCGTCGGCCAGAGCGGCGCCGACGCCTCCGCCCTGACGGTCAGCGCCTCCGCCTCCAGCAAGGCCTCCGTCGCCGGCACCGGAGACGTCACGGTCACCGGCACCGGGGCGGTGCGCCGGCTGGCCGTGTCCGCCCACGGCCGCGGCTACACCAACCTGACGATCAAGGTCACCGGGCTCGGCGGCAAGACCGCCACCAAGACCCTCTCCTACGCCGCCTCCGCCGCCGTCCAGAACCCGGCCGACGCCCGCTACTTCAGCGGCGCGTCGGACTCCTCGGCCGCCGTGGACGTCGGCGGCGGCTTCACCGTGGTCGCCGACGACGAGAGCAACGTGCTGCGCCTGTACGACCGTTCCCGCTCCGACGCCCCCGTGCGGACCTGGGACTTCAGCTCGCAGCTCGGCGTCACCAAGGAGGTGGACATCGAGGGCGCCACCCGGATCGGCGACACCGTCTACTGGACCGGATCGCTCGGCAACAACAAGGACGGCGAGTACAAGGCCCCCCGCAACACCGTGTTCACCACCACCGTCAGCGGCTCCGGCCCGGCCACGCAGCTCGCGTACGGGCGCTCGTACAAGCACCTGCGCGAGGACCTCGTCGCCTGGGACCAGGCGCACGGCGACCACTACGGTTTCGCGGCGGGCACGGCGGCGGGCCAGGCGCCCAAGCAGATCGACGGGTTCAACGTGGAGGGCCTGGAGTTCGCCCCCGGCTCGACCACCACCGCCTACGTGGGCTTCCGCGCCCCGCTCGCCCCCGCGGTGCCCGGCGGCAAGGCGCTCCTGGTCCCCGTCACCAACTTCGACAAGGTCCTCGCCAACGGGTCCGCGGCCGTCTTCGGCTCCGCCGTCGAACTGGACCTCGGCGGCCTGTCCGTCCGCGACATCCGCAAGAACGCGCAGGACCAGTACCTGATCCTGGCCGGGTCCTGGGCCGCCGACGACAACTCCGACCCGTACGCCCTCTACCAGTGGGACGGGATCGCCGGCCACGCCCCGGTCAAGCGGGCCGACCTGCCGACCACCGACCCGGGCGGCTGGGAGGCCATCGTCGAGGTCCCGGACCTGTCGGTGCCCGGCGCGCGCGTCCAGCTGATCACGGACAACGGCTCCGCCGACCTCTACGGGGACGGCATCGAGGCCAAGGACCTCACGCACCCGGAGTGGAAGAAGTCCCGCGCCGCCTGGTTCACGCTGAACTGA
- a CDS encoding cysteine desulfurase produces MTQLPGLLDIEAIRKDFPLLDRVVHDGKKIVYLDNAATSQKPRQVLDALNEYYEQHNANVHRGVHVLAEEATALYEGARDKVAAFINAPSRDEVIFTKNASESLNLVANMLGWADEPYRVDRDTEIAITEMEHHSNIVPWQLLAQRTGAKLKWFGLTDDGRLDLSNIEEVITEKTKIVSFTLVSNILGTVNPVDAIVRRAQEVGALVLIDASQAAPHMPLDVQALGADFVAFTGHKMCGPTGIGVLWGRQELLEDLPPFLGGGEMIETVSMHSSTYAPAPHKFEAGTPPIAQAVGLGAAVDYLTAIGMDKIAAHEHAITEYAVKRLQEVPDLRIIGPTTAEDRGAAISFVLGDIHPHDVGQVLDEQGIAVRVGHHCARPVCLRYGIPATTRASFYLYSSPADVDALIDGLEHVRNFFG; encoded by the coding sequence GTGACACAGCTGCCTGGCCTCCTCGACATCGAGGCGATCCGCAAGGACTTCCCCCTGCTGGATCGTGTGGTCCACGACGGGAAGAAGATCGTTTACCTGGACAACGCGGCGACTTCGCAGAAGCCGCGCCAGGTGCTCGACGCGCTGAACGAGTACTACGAGCAGCACAACGCCAACGTCCACCGCGGCGTGCACGTGCTCGCCGAGGAGGCCACGGCGCTGTACGAGGGCGCCCGCGACAAGGTCGCCGCCTTCATCAACGCGCCGAGCCGCGACGAGGTGATCTTCACCAAGAACGCCTCGGAGTCGCTCAACCTGGTCGCGAACATGCTCGGCTGGGCCGACGAGCCCTACCGGGTCGACCGCGACACCGAGATCGCCATCACGGAGATGGAGCACCACTCCAACATCGTGCCGTGGCAGCTGCTCGCGCAGCGCACGGGCGCGAAGCTGAAGTGGTTCGGCCTCACCGACGACGGCCGCCTCGACCTGTCCAACATCGAAGAGGTCATCACGGAGAAGACGAAGATCGTCTCCTTCACGCTGGTCTCGAACATCCTGGGCACGGTCAACCCGGTCGACGCGATCGTCCGGCGGGCGCAGGAGGTCGGCGCGCTGGTGCTGATCGACGCCTCGCAGGCCGCTCCCCACATGCCGCTGGACGTGCAGGCGCTGGGTGCCGACTTCGTGGCCTTCACCGGCCACAAGATGTGCGGCCCGACCGGCATCGGCGTCCTGTGGGGCCGCCAGGAGCTCCTGGAGGACCTGCCCCCGTTCCTCGGCGGCGGCGAGATGATCGAGACCGTCTCGATGCACTCCTCCACGTACGCCCCGGCTCCCCACAAGTTCGAGGCGGGCACGCCCCCGATCGCCCAGGCCGTCGGCCTCGGCGCGGCCGTGGACTACCTGACCGCGATCGGCATGGACAAGATCGCGGCGCACGAGCACGCGATCACCGAGTACGCCGTCAAGCGCCTCCAGGAGGTGCCCGACCTGCGGATCATCGGCCCCACCACGGCCGAGGACCGCGGCGCCGCGATCTCCTTCGTACTCGGCGACATCCACCCGCACGACGTGGGCCAGGTCCTCGACGAGCAGGGCATCGCGGTCCGCGTGGGACACCACTGCGCGCGCCCGGTCTGCCTGCGCTACGGAATTCCGGCGACCACGCGGGCGTCTTTCTACCTGTACTCCTCTCCCGCCGATGTCGACGCGCTGATCGACGGGCTGGAGCACGTACGGAACTTCTTCGGCTGA
- a CDS encoding bifunctional 3-phenylpropionate/cinnamic acid dioxygenase ferredoxin subunit: protein MTYVKACALSELEENTPKRVELDGTPVSIVSTEGEVFAINDICSHANVSLSEGEVEDCMIECWLHGSAFDLRTGKPSGLPATRPVPVYPVKIEGDDVLVSLTQES from the coding sequence ATGACGTACGTCAAGGCCTGTGCGCTGAGCGAGCTGGAGGAGAACACCCCCAAGCGGGTGGAACTCGACGGCACGCCGGTGTCCATCGTCTCCACCGAGGGGGAGGTGTTCGCGATCAACGACATCTGCTCGCACGCGAACGTCTCGCTCTCGGAGGGTGAGGTCGAGGACTGCATGATCGAGTGCTGGCTGCACGGGTCGGCCTTCGACCTGCGCACCGGCAAGCCCTCCGGTCTGCCCGCGACGCGCCCCGTCCCCGTTTACCCCGTCAAGATCGAAGGGGACGACGTGCTCGTCTCCCTCACCCAGGAGTCCTGA
- the sufC gene encoding Fe-S cluster assembly ATPase SufC has product MATLEIHDLHVTVEAENGAREILKGVDLTVKQGETHAIMGPNGSGKSTLAYSLAGHPKYTITGGTVTLDGEDVLEMSVDERARAGVFLAMQYPVEVPGVSVSNFLRTSATAIRGEAPKLRTWVKEVKSAMEQLQMDPAFAERNVNEGFSGGEKKRHEILQLELLKPKIAILDETDSGLDVDALRIVSEGVNRVRETGEVGTLLITHYTRILRYIKPDFVHVFANGRIAESGGAELADQLENEGYDKYVKGGATA; this is encoded by the coding sequence ATGGCAACGCTTGAAATCCACGACCTGCACGTCACCGTCGAGGCCGAGAACGGCGCCCGCGAGATCCTCAAGGGCGTCGACCTGACGGTCAAGCAGGGTGAGACGCACGCCATCATGGGCCCCAACGGCTCCGGCAAGTCCACTCTGGCGTACTCCCTCGCCGGTCACCCGAAGTACACCATCACCGGTGGCACCGTGACCCTCGACGGCGAGGACGTCCTGGAGATGTCCGTCGACGAGCGCGCCCGCGCCGGCGTCTTCCTCGCCATGCAGTACCCGGTCGAGGTCCCCGGCGTCTCGGTCTCCAACTTCCTGCGCACCTCCGCCACCGCCATCCGCGGCGAGGCCCCCAAGCTGCGCACCTGGGTGAAGGAGGTCAAGTCCGCCATGGAGCAGCTCCAGATGGACCCGGCCTTCGCCGAGCGCAACGTCAACGAGGGCTTCTCCGGCGGTGAGAAGAAGCGCCACGAGATCCTTCAGCTGGAGCTCCTCAAGCCGAAGATCGCGATCCTCGACGAGACCGACTCCGGCCTCGACGTCGACGCCCTGCGCATCGTCTCCGAGGGCGTCAACCGCGTCCGCGAGACCGGTGAGGTCGGCACCCTGCTGATCACCCACTACACGCGCATCCTGCGCTACATCAAGCCCGACTTCGTGCACGTGTTCGCGAACGGCCGCATCGCCGAGTCCGGCGGCGCCGAGCTCGCCGACCAGCTGGAGAACGAGGGCTACGACAAGTACGTGAAGGGTGGCGCGACCGCGTGA